Proteins found in one Legionella pneumophila subsp. pascullei genomic segment:
- the icmV gene encoding type IVB secretion system protein IcmV, with the protein MKKKSGSRIVRVFTRIINVRKWFDWDRMRSLTLYLVNGIKRLFIPQEPTHVESFDEAAKKLKLSEADLVIKQKALLRLSIIMVIAAFMIFIYTGYQFLYGSWKATIISLVVVMIALVLAFRYHFWYYQIKQRKLGCTVKEWYRQGLLGEKE; encoded by the coding sequence ATGAAAAAGAAATCGGGATCAAGGATCGTAAGAGTTTTTACAAGGATTATCAATGTTCGTAAATGGTTCGATTGGGACAGAATGAGGTCATTAACCTTGTATTTGGTGAATGGCATTAAACGTTTATTCATACCTCAGGAACCAACCCATGTCGAATCATTTGATGAAGCAGCCAAGAAGTTAAAACTGAGTGAGGCTGACTTGGTAATCAAACAAAAAGCCTTGCTTAGACTAAGCATAATTATGGTTATTGCTGCTTTTATGATATTTATTTATACGGGTTATCAATTTTTATATGGTTCATGGAAAGCTACAATAATAAGCTTGGTTGTGGTGATGATCGCTTTGGTACTGGCCTTTCGTTATCATTTTTGGTACTACCAGATTAAACAACGTAAATTGGGATGTACTGTTAAAGAATGGTACAGGCAAGGGTTATTGGGTGAGAAAGAATGA